The following proteins are co-located in the Rattus norvegicus strain BN/NHsdMcwi chromosome X, GRCr8, whole genome shotgun sequence genome:
- the Armcx3 gene encoding armadillo repeat-containing X-linked protein 3 codes for MGYARKVGWVTAGLVIGAGACYCIYRLTRGRKQNKEKMAEGGPGDVEDAGDCSGARYNDWSDDDDDSNESKSIVWYPPWARIGTEAGTRARARARARATRARRAVQKRASPNSDDTVLSPQELQKVLCLVEMSEKPYILEAALIALGNNAAYAFNRDIIRDLGGLPIVAKILNTRDPIVKEKALIVLNNLSVNAENQRRLKIYMNQVCDDTVTSRLNSSVQLAGLRLLTNMTVTNEYQHILANSISDFFRLFSAGNEETKLQVLKLLLNLAENPAMTRELLGAHVPSSLGSLFNKKEYKEVILKLLSIFENINDNFKWEENEPAQNHFSEGSLFFFLKEFQVCADKVLGIESHHDFQVRVKVGKFVTKLTERMFPKSQE; via the coding sequence ATGGGCTACGCCAGGAAAGTAGGCTGGGTGACTGCAGGCCTGGTGATTGGGGCTGGAGCCTGCTATTGCATTTACAGATTGACCCGAGGAAGAAAGCAGAACAAGGAGAAAATGGCCGAGGGTGGCCCCGGTGATGTGGAGGATGCTGGGGACTGTTCTGGGGCCAGGTATAATGACTggtctgatgatgatgatgacagtaaTGAGAGCAAGAGTATAGTTTGGTACCCACCTTGGGCCCGGATTGGCACTGAAGCAGGGACCAGAGCTAGAGCCAGGGCAAGAGCCAGGGCTACCAGGGCTCGGAGAGCTGTTCAGAAAAGGGCTTCTCCTAATTCAGACGATACTGTTTTGTCTCCTCAAGAGTTACAAAAAGTACTTTGTTTGGTTGAGATGTCTGAAAAGCCTTACATTCTTGAGGCAGCTTTAATTGCTCTGGGTAATAATGCCGCTTACGCATTTAATAGAGATATTATTCGCGATTTGGGTGGTCTCCCAATTGTTGCAAAGATTCTCAATACTCGAGATCCCATTGTGAAGGAAAAGGCTTTAATTGTCCTAAATAACTTGAGTGTGAATGCTGAAAATCAGCGCAGGCTTAAGATATACATGAATCAAGTGTGCGATGACACAGTCACCTCCCGATTGAACTCGTCTGTGCAGCTGGCTGGACTCAGACTGCTTACAAATATGACTGTTACTAACGAGTATCAGCACATCCTTGCTAATTCCATTTCAGACTTTTTTCGTTTATTTTCAGCAGGGAATGAAGAAACCAAACTTCAGGTTCTGAAACTCCTTTTGAATCTGGCTGAAAATCCAGCCATGACTAGAGAACTGCTCGGGGCTCATGTGCCGTCTTCACTGGGCTCCCTCTTTAATAAGAAGGAGTACAAAGAGGTTATTCTTAAACTCCTGAGCATTTTTGAGAATAtcaatgacaatttcaaatgGGAAGAAAACGAGCCTGCTCAGAATCACTTTAGTGAGggttccctttttttctttttaaaagaatttcaagTGTGTGCTGATAAAGTCCTGGGAATTGAAAGCCACCATGATTTCCAGGTGAGAGTCAAGGTTGGAAAGTTTGTGACCAAACTGACTGAGCGGATGTTCCCAAAGAGCCAGGAATAA